ACTACCCGAAGCTCGTCGTGGGCGGACCGCTGTCCCCCGCCACGGTGCCGCGCTTCCTCATCGCCCCGGGCGAGGACGTCCCCACCCTGCGCAGGGTGCTGCTCGCCGCCGCCGCCGAGAGCGCCCAGGAGGCGGGTTGCTCCTCTGTCCACATCCTCTACCCCACCGGAGACGAGGCGGACTTCCTGGAGGCCGAGGGGCTCGCGCGCCGCATCACCCTCCAGTTCCATTGGAAGAACCCGGGCTACGGCAGCTACGACGACTATCTGGCCCGCTTCGACTCCAAGCGCCGAAACCAGCTCAAGCGCGAGCGCGGCGCCGCGGCCAGCCAGGGCATCAGCCTGCGCACCGTGCGCGGCGAGGCGCTGACCGCCGCCCACGCCCAGCGGGCCTACGGGTTCTACACCGCCACCTGCGAGCGCCACGCCTGGGGGCAGATTCAGCTCACCCCGGACTTCTTCGCGCGCGTCTTCCGCACCCTGCCCGGCTCGGTGGAGATGGTGGAGGCGGTCCGAGGCGACCAGGTCATCGCCGGCGCCTTCAACCTGGCCACGGCGGAGCGCCTCTACGGCCGCTACTGGGGCGCCTTCGAGGAGCACCCCTTCCTCCACTTCCATGTCTGCCTGTATCACTCCGTCGAGGACTGCATCCGGACCGGACGGAAGGTGTTCGAGCCCGGCGCCGGGGGTGAACACAAGGTGTCTCGCGGCTTCGAGCCCACCGCCGTCCACAGCGCCCACCTCATCTTCGACAGGACGCTGGACGGGGCGGTGCGGGGCTTCCTCCGCCGCGAGCACGCCCGGCTGGCACCCGCGGTGGAAGAGGCGGAGCGCATCTGCGGGCTGAAGCCGTGGCCCCTGCCTGCTTCCTCGGTCCCCAAAGGAGCCACCGGGACCTGACCGCCCCCTTGGACTGTCGCCCGGAGAGGACTCCACGCGACTTGAAGTTGTGAAACCGGAGTGAGCCTCTAGAGTGTCACGGCCATGAAAGCCCCGGAGACGGACGAAGACTTCATCCAGTGGTACGAAGACTGCTGGGCGGACCGCGACGAAGTCGAGTATCCGAAGATGTTCGGCGCCATTGACGAAGGCGTCTTCACCCTCGACCAGACGGATGCCATCCAGGCGTGGATGGAGAGCGAGCTGGCCCAGGTCCAGGAAGCGGACCCCAACTGGGGCCCCATGGGCGTGCGCGTCGCGCCGCCCAGCGAGAGCTATCCCTACTGGACCTATGTCACCAGCGGACTGTCCAACCCCTTCACCGTCACGCCCGGTGAGGAGTTCCCCGACGACGCGCCCAGCGGGTTGGGCTACGAGATGGTCATCCACACGCCTGAAGAGGCGAAGTGGCCGGTGTTCCGGCTGCTGGACATGATGGCCTACAACCTCGTGTCCCTGCGCGCCTTCGCCATGGGGCACCGCTATCCCGTGGAAGGCTCGCTGGACGGCGGTGAGTCCAAGCTGAGCGGCTTCGTGTTCGTCCGGGACCCGTCCCGGCCCGACCACTTCGTGCTCCCCAGCGGCAAGGTGCAGTTGCTCACCCTGGTGGGCGCCACCCGCAACGAGATGGCCTTCGCTCGCTCCAACGGCATGGACAAGCTGATGGCCAAGCTCGTCGCCGCGGGCTCCGGCTACATCAGCCGGCCCGACCGGGACGAAGTGAAACTGTAGTCACACCGCCCCTGGCTCGCGCGCCGGCCGCTCCTGGCTGCCGGCGCGTGGCGGGGCTTCGTCCACCAGCGCGTGCAGGATGCGCAGCTCGAAGGGCTTCTCGATTCGTGGCAGCGGCACGGATTGGAGGAAGGCCCTCGCGCGCTCGGAGAAGGCTCCGCCCGTCATGAAGACGAAGCGCGAGAGCATCTCCGGGTCCCGGACGGCCAGCGCGTCGTGCACGTCCATCCCCGTCATCCCGTCCATCATCAGGTCGCAGAAGACGCGGTCGAAGTTCGGGTCGCGCGCGAGCAACTCCAGCGCCTCACGCCCATTGTGGACCACCACCACCTCGTGACGCGTGCCGAGCACCCGCCCCAGCACCGCCGCGAGCAAGGGCTCGTCATCCACCACCAGCACGCGCTTGCGGATTCTGACGTCCGGCCCTTCCTCGGGCTGCGCGTCCGGCGCGGCGGCATCCGTGGTGGGCAGGCGCACCTGAAACACACTGCCCACGCCCGGGGCGCTCGTCGCGGTCAGCTCGCCGCCCATGCTGCGCACCAGGCCCAGGCTGGTGGACAGCCCCAGCCCGGCGCCCTCGCCCATCGGGCGCGTGGTGAAGAAGGGCTCGAAGGCACGCTCCAACACCTCGGGCGCCATGCCGTGGCCATTGTCAGCGATTTCCACCACCACCGCGGCCGCGTCCTTCCACGTGGAGAGCGTCACCTCGTAGCGCTCCACGTCCCCTTCGGGAATGGCTTGCGCGGCGTTGATGAGCAATTGGAGGAACACCTGCCCCAAGCGCGTTTCATGCGCCATCGCCGTGGGCACCTCACCGAAGCGCTTCTCCACCCGGGCGCGATGGCCCAGGTGCGGCATCGCCATGGAGAGGCCGAACTCCAGCGCCGCGTGCACATCCACCGGTGACAGGCGCGGCTCCTCCGCGCGGGCGAAGGTCTGCAAGTCCCGGACGGTGGTGCGGATGCGCTCGGCGCCCTCCTTGGCCTCGCGCAGGGCCTCCATCGCTTCTCGCAAAGCACTGACGTGGGCGTACGGCGTGGGGGATGTGATGGATTCGAGCTGCTCCAGCGCGAATTGGAGGTTGCCCACGACGTAGGAGAGCGGGTTGTTGATTTCGTGGCCCACGCCCGCCGCGAGCTGGCCCGCCATGGCCAGCTTCTCCGACTGCACCAGGCGTTCGCGCGCGGCCATGAGCTCGCGCGTGCGCTCATGGACCAGCGCCTCCGCTTCCCGCCGGCCGGATTGCTCCTGGGAGAGGAGCACGTCCCGCTCGGCCTCCGCGCGCTTCCTCGCGGTGATGTCCCTTCCGAAGATGGAGACATTGCCGTTCGCGCCCCAGGCGTGGACTTCGTGCCAGCGGCCGGGCGCGGCGCGCCATTCGAAGATGGTGGCGCCCGCACCGGTGGCCACCTGACGCAGCTCCCGCTCCATGCGCGTGCCCAACAGCTCCGGGCAGGCCTGCCACAGAATCTGCCGGAAGAGCTGCTCCTGCGAGCGACCGCTGAGGGCCGCCGCCTCGTGATTCACGTAGGTGACGCGCCAGTCCGCGTCCACGGAGAAGAACGCGTCGGGCGTCGACTCCAACACGTTGCCCACCCAGTCCAGCGTGTCGCGGACCCCCTCTTCCAGCCGCACCGCGCTGGTGATGTCTCGCAAGCGCAGCAGCACGCCGTCTCGCAGCGGCACCGCCGTTCCCTGCAGCCAGGCGCTTCCCTCCTGGAAGTCGTCCACCGCGGGCCGTCCCGCCTCCACCACGTCACGCAGCAGGTTCAGCCGGCGGCCCAACCCGGAGTCGGGCATCAACGCGCGCAGCCGTTGGCCTCGCAGGGCCTCCGGCGCGTGCCCCAACGCTCGAGCCCCCGCGGGATTCGCCCACGCCCACTGGAAGTCCTCCACCGCGCCAGACACGTCGCGAACGGCCAGCAACAGCATGCAGCCGTCGGGTTGCTGGCGCTCCGCCTCCTCGAGCGCAGCCAACAACATCGCCGTGTCTGGTGCCGGGATGGCCAGGGACGTGTCTTTCAGAATGACGCCATGTCGCCACGAACAGGCGCTAATCACAAGGACGCGGGGAATCCATGTATCAGTCGAAAGTCCTCGGGTGTCGGGCACCCGCCGCTCCGTTCTCAGGGCTTGCGCATCTCTCAGGTCTGGGCGGTTAGGCTCCTCGGCCGCCCATGACGCCCACCCTCATCACCGCCATCCACTTCGAGCCGCTGCGACTGCCCCTCACCGAGCCCTTCGCCATCGCCACCGGCGCCCAGTACGCCGCGGAGAACGTGCTGGTGCGACTGACTTTGGCGGATGGCACGCAGGGACTGGGCGAGGCGGCCCCCTTCCCCGCCGTCAGCGGTGAAACCCAGGCCAGCACCCTGGGCGCGCTGGAGCAGGTGCGCGCGGGGCTGGTGGGGCAGGATGTTCGCGCATGGCGGCCCGTGTCCGAGGCGCTCGGCGATTCGCTCGCGCTGGCTCCCGCCGCCCGGTGTGCCGTGGAGACGGCGATGCTGGATGCGCTGGCCCGTCACTATCGCGTCCCGCTGTACGTCCTGTTTGGCGGCGCCCAGCGCACGCTGGACATCGACATGACGGTGACGGCGGGAGACGTGGCGCATGCGCGACAGTCCGCGCAGGCCATCCTGGCGCGGGGCATCTCCACGCTGAAGGTGAAGGTCGGCGCGCTGCCACCGGACGAAGACGCCGCGCGGCTGGTAGCCATCCACGCGGTGGCCCCGCAGGCCCGCCTCTTCGCGGATGCCAACGGTGGCTACGACGTGGCCGAGGCACTGGCCTTCATGAAAGAGCTGGAGCGCGCCGACGTGCCCCTCGCGCTCTTCGAGCAGCCCGTGCCCGCGCATGACGTGGCCGGTATGGCGGAGCTCACGCGTCGCTCGCGCGTGCCCGTGTGCGCGGATGAGTCAGCGCGCTCGGCGAAGGACGTGCTGCGTCTCATCCGGGAAGGCGCCGCGCATGCCATCAACATCAAGACGATGAAGTGCGGGGTCGTGGAGGCGCTGACGATGTGGAGCCTCGCCCGCGCCGCGGGATTGGAGCTGATGGTGGGCGGCATGGTGGAGAGCGTGCTGGCCATGTCCGCCTCCGCCCATCTCGCCGCGGGTCTCGGTGGATTCACATACGCCGACCTGGATACGCCGCTGTTCATCGCCAGCCACCCCTTTCTCGGCGGGGCCCGGTACGCCGGCGCGCGGCTGGAGCTTCCAGTGGATGCGCCAGGGCACGGCGTCACATTGGCTTGAACCGCGCCTCGTCGCAGGGCCCACGGGCAGTCGTCCGGCGTTTGCCCAACCGCTTTGCAGCGCCATTCCAATCGCGGTGCGTCATGGCGACGTGACGGACCGGGGCATCTCGATGCGCCGACGGAGCCACTCCAGGCTTCCAGAGCAGGCTGGTCTCCACTGGGGTGACGGGCTTCAGTTGGCGCGGTTCGCGACTTTGCGCACGAACACGACGTCAGACGGCGTCGGATGCCAGACCGGGTCGGTGCAGCCCAAGGTCGAGTACAGGTTGTTGTGCATGCAATCCCCATCGGTGCTGGGTCTCGCAGGCCCACGCGGTGACCCGCCTCGTGGTTGATGAACTTGGGCGCGCGCTCCCCATGACGGCCATCTGCTCCCGCATCAGGTGCGCGTTCATGAACATGGAATGCGGGTGCCGCCCGCTGGCGTCCGTCACCGGATTCACATCCATGGCGCACATCCGGCAGCACCTGAGCAACCTCGCGCCTTGAGGTGACGCCCCCGAACGGCCTGACCGACATGAAGGGCCGTTCAGGTGGGGCGCGCGCCGCCGTAATCAGGCTAGGGTGGGCGCATGAGCCTGGCAGTCTGCGTGCGGTGCGGCAACTCGAAGGTGGGCGCCTTTACCCCCTGTTCGGGTTGTGGACTGGACCCCGCCGCCTACGGCACCGACCGGGAACTCCAGGCGCGCAGCATGCTCCTCTCCGACCGGTACCTGCCCGGTGGCGAACTGGAGGAGCTGGGCCGAAAGCTGCGCAAGGGCGAACCCGTGACGTATGACGCTGGGCTGCTCGCGCAAATCACGGAGGAGCTCCGGACCCAGAAGCTGCCCATCCTCTCCAGGACGTCCTCGGGAGGCTCCGTCGTGCTCTGGACGGCGGTGGGCGCGGCGCTCGTGCTCGCGGTGGCCCTGCTGCTCATGTGGCGGCTGCGGGGCTTCTGAACGCCGTGCCAGCGCGGCCGAGAGGCCCTGGTTAATAAAGACGCCTCGTGCTGGGCGCATCCACATCCCCCTTTCGACTCTCGCTCGTGGCGGAGGACCCGCTCGCACGGGGTGCGCTTTCCCGGGCGCTGAGCGACCAGGCGGACGTGCCCTTCGTGGTGGCCTCCGGCACCCAGGTGGACCTGGAGTCCGCGCCCGGAGCGCCGCCCGATGTGGTGCTGTGGGACACCGGACTGCGGCCGTCGAAGGCACAGGCGCGCGTGGAGACGCCGGACCTGGGCGCCCCGGTGCTCGCGCTGGTGGCGGACGAGACCGCAGCGGAGGCGGCGCTGGGCGCGGGAGCCCGCGGGTTGCTCTTCCGGGACGTGGAACCGGCGACGCTGACAGCGGGCCTGCTCGCCGTCGCCCGAGGGTTGAGCGTGTTCGACCCCGCCCTCTCGGAGCTGCGCGCCATGCCACGCGACGCCCCGCTCGGGCCGTCCACGGGTGCGCCGGACGCGCTGACACCTCGCGAGCGAGAGGTGCTCGGCCTGCTCGCGGAAGGGCTGTCGAACAAAGCCATCGCGGACCGGCTCTCCATCAGCGAGCACACCGCCAAGTTCCACGTCAACGCCGTGCTCGCCAAGCTGGGCGTCCAGCGGCGCACCGAGGCCGTGGTCCGCGCGGCCAAGCTCGGCTGGGTGACCTTGTAGGCCCCCGTCTCCGCGCGCCTCGCCCGCCGGGCCGATGATAGGCTTCGCCCCGCATGGCCAATCAGGACTGGGTGACGCGCCTGCTTTCCGGACGCGCGACGGCGGACAAGAATCTCAACGTCCACCTCTCCGAGCGCGACGGCGGCAGCCTCCACGACAAGATGCGGCAGGCGTATTGGTGGATCACCAACAACGCCGTCATCTGTCCCTACTACGACCTCGAGTTCGGCGCGTCCGCGGCCCTCAAGACACCGGCGGGTGACGAGCTCCATCTCCCCGAGGACACCAGCTACAGCTCGTTCGTCCTCATCCCCCTGCTCACCCTGTTCACCTGCCGGCGCGCGCTGCTCGTGGGCGGGCCCGGACGCGGCAAGACGACGTCCGCCATCCTCATGGCCCTGCTGTCCGGCATGGGCCGCGACGAGGTCCACCGCGGCATCCAGCGCGGGCATCCGCAGTTGTCCATCGCGGACCTGCTGGGCGCGCCGCTGCCCTCCGACATGCTCAAGGCGGAGGACCTGTCCGCCGTGAAGGTGAGCTGGCGCAAGTGGATTAGCCAGCGCGTCAAAATCATCGACGAGTACAACCGCATCCCCACCAAGACACAGTCCGCCCTGCTGTCCCTCATGGCCGAGGGCTACGCGGAGATGATGGACCAGTACGTCTACGCGGGCCGCTCATCCTGGTTCCTCACCGCCAACGACGACCAGGGCGGCGGCACCTTCCAGGTCATCGAGGCGCTGAAGGACCGCATCGACGTGGTGGTGCGCGCGGTGCCGTTCAACTCGGGCTTCATGGACCAGCTCCTCCTGCGCCTGGAGGCGGACAAGTCCCCCGAGGAGCTGCTGCCCAAGGAAATCGTCTTCACGCCCGGCGAGCTGGAGCGCGCCTATGCCTCCATCCTGGAGGTGGAGGTGCCCAAGGACGTGCTGGAGCGCATCGCGTTCTTCCTGGGGCAGCTCGACTTCTGCCGCATGGCCTCGCCGCGCTTCGAGTTCAAGCACAAGGACACGCTCAAGCTGGCCGGTCAGACGGTGGCCGCGGTGTGCAACGAGCAGTGTCCCTTGGACAAGAAGGTGCACCTCTGCACGCAGACGGAGAACGGCGTCAGCGTGCGCGCGTACCAGACCATCCTCCACTTCGCGAAGGCCATGGCCTTCTTCCGCGGCCACACCGCCGTGGAGCTGGAGGACTTCCGGCAGATTGCCCCCTGGGTGCTGCACGAGAAGCTGGTGCCCAACCCGCGCAGCGCCTTCTTCGAGGTGAAGGGCCACCGCATGCTCCTCCAGGACCGCGTGGCCTGGCTGCGGAACATGTTCGACATGGCCATGAGCCACTACGACACGCACGAGCCCATCCGGCGGAAGGTGACGGTGCTGCGCCAGGAGCTGGACAAGGGCCTGTCCGGCGTGGACCTGCGCACCACCGAGAAGCGCATGAACCAGGTGACGGTGCTGATGAAGGTGCTGCTCTCGCAGCGCGAGCTGTCCGGCCCCGTCTACGAGGACGTCATCCACCTCAAATCCATGTACAGCCGCTACCGGAACTACGCGACGTGGCTGAAGGAGAACCCGGGCGGGCGCCAATGAGCACCTTCATGGACGAGCTGGAAGCCAACGCGCGCGGGCGCTTCGTGCGCTGGGACGCGGCGCTGTGGCGCGAACTCACCGGCGGCGCGGCGCAGCGTCTGGGACAGGCCCTGCAAGAGGCGGGGACCTCGGCCACGGAAGGCGAGGAGTTGCTGCGCGCCTATCTCCAGTTGGGCGCGGAGGCCATTGGCCTGGGCTATCTGTACCCGGCGAGCGCGGGCCGGCAGAACTTCTTCACGCTCGCGTGGTCGGACCTGATTCCGCGGCTGCTCGCGGGCGTGCCTTCACACGAGCGCTCCCAGGTGTTCGCCCAGCTTTGGAACCTGGGGGAGAACCTGGAGTCCGCGCCGCCGTGGGTGCAGCGCATCTTCTGGCGCGTGGGCCAGGGGCTCACGTCGCTGGCGAACCTGGAGTCGCGGCTGCGCGCGACGTCCGAGGCGGCGCTGGAGCCGCCCACCCAGCCGCTGGGCTCACGGCCCCAGTCCCACTGGGTGGACCTGTCCCAGGAGGACAGCCGCTTCCTGCCCGGCGCGATGCACTTCCTGTCCCCCACCGTGGTGTGCGTGCATGACCGGCACCGCCAGGCCGTCGCGGGGCGCGACGCGGCGACCCAGGGCATCTGGCTGACGGCCACGCCGATGGCGCTGGGGGCCATGGGCTGTCGCGAAGCCCCCGGGCCCGTGCTCGAAGACGGCCCGCACCTGGCGACAGCGCTCCGTGAGGACCCTCGCGCGGATGCGTGGTTCGCGACGCTGAAGAACGACTGGCGGGCCGCGGCCACGCTGGCCACGTCCCGGCATGTGCTGGTGTTCACTCCGGAATGACGCCGACGCGCTTCACCTCGGAGGACGTGGCCGAGTGCTGGCGCGACGCGCTGGCGCTGTGGGACGTGCGCGTGCAGCTCAGTCCTCCCGAGCCCCACGTGAAGTTCCATCCCGACGCGAGCCACGCGCAGGAGCCGCTCGCGTACATCGACCTGGTGAAGCGGCAGGTCTTCGTCAACTTCGAGCTCCTGGCCACCATGCGGGCCACCGGCAGCCTCACCGCCGTGCTGGCGCATGAAATCGGCCACCACGCGCGCTTCCCGCACACGCTGGGCTGGGACGCGGAGCTGCGCGTGCAGGAGCAGCGGCTGATGCCCGGGCTGAAGCAATCCCTCACCAACCTGTTCTACGACTTGCAGGTCAACGAGGTGGTGGGCCGCACGCACGCGGAAGACTTGTGCGCGGTGTACCGAGGCTTCCAGCGCGTGCAGGGCGGCGAGATGTCGCCGCTGTTCTTCTTCTACCTGGCCATCTACGAGGAGCTGTGGGGCCTGGCCCCCGGCGACCTGGTGCCCGCCACGCAACTCCAGCCCATGGAGCAGCGGTTCCCCGGCGTGCGCGCCGAGGCCCGCATGTTCGCGCAGACCTTCTACGCGCTGCCGAACGGGAAGCTCCAGTTCCTCTACTTCTGCTCCACCTTCATCCGCTTCATCGAGAAGCCGGCGGACCTCGAGTTCTCCCTGCCCCTGGGCGGAGACGTCTCCGTGCCGGACGTGGATGACCTGGACGCCGCCATTCACGGCAGCAGCCGCTGGGACGATGCGCTGGACGATGCGGAGGCGCGGGGCTGGCTGGAGCCCATGAGCACCCACTCCCGGGAAGAGGATGCGCTGGACACCATCCACCGCGTCACCGAGCACCTGCCCGGCAAGGGTGGAGGGACGCTGCGGCGCGCGCTGGTGTCCCGGCATTACCGGCGACTGGTGGACCAGCACATCCTGAAGCTCCCGACGACGCCGTCCCAGCCGGAGCCCTACCTGCGCACCACGCCCCAGGCGTGGGAGTACGGCGATGACCCGTCCAGCATCGACTGGACGTTGAGCGTGTTGTCCCAGGGCCACCTGGCCGCCGTGTCACCGCTGCGCCGCGAGCTGGAGGCGGACCTGCCCCCGCCCTCCGAGCTGGGCGTGCCGTCGGTGGAAATCTACCTGGACACCAGCGGCTCCATGCCCGCCCCGGAGCGGGGCCTCAACGCGATGACGCTGGCGGCCCAGGTGCTGTCCGCCTCCGCGCTGCGGAAGAAGGCCACGGTGCGCGGCGTCGTGTACTCGCATCACAACCCGCTGGTGTCGCCGTGGATGTATGACGAGGAGACGGCGCGCGACTTCCTCCTGTCCTATATCGGCGGCGGCACGCAGTTCCCCTTCGACCTCCTGGACGCCCTGTCACAAGAGCGGCCCGATGCGATGCGCATCATCATCTCCGACAGCGATTTCCTCTGGAACATCGCCTCGGAGAAGGACCTGGAGCCCGTGCTGGCCTCCATCCGGCGCTCGCGGCTGGTGGTGGCCGTGCTCGCGCTTCCTGACGAACTTCGCGCCCGGACCGTCCTCGAGCCGCTGCTGCGGGAGCGCCGCTTCCGCCTGGTGTTGGTGCGGTGGCCCTCGGATTTCGGGAAGGCCGCCGCCGACCTTGCCCAGGCATTGCTGGAGAATTGATTCCCATGGCTTTCGACCTTCGTGAACTCCAGACGCAGCTCGACGCAGCCCCCTTCGTGTCGCCGTATCCCCATGACTTGTCGCTGGCCATCGTCTGCGACACCTTCCGGCTCGCGCAGGTGCGGCCTCCGTCGCTGGCGGACTGGACGGAGCTGGAGCAGCGGGCCCGCTCCCCGCTCTGGCGTGAGCAGGTGATGATGCTCGCGTACGTGCTCACGTCCTCGTCGCTGGGACAGGAGACGGCGCGCACGCTCCACAAGGGCCAGGACGCCACCACGCTGCTCCAGCGCTTCTTCCAGGACGTGGCGCCGCTGACGGCGGAGATGGTCCGCTCGAATGCGTTCCGCCGCGAGGAGTTCCTGCGCAAGTGGGTGCGCGCCGTGGACGGCGAATGGAAGGGCGAGTCCCCGAAGGGCTCCTCGTCGCGGCTGGAGCAGCTCGACTACCGCAAGGCGGAGGCGGAGATGCGGCGCGCGGAGGAGGCGCGCAAGCTCGAGGCGGACAAGCGTCAACAGGCGCTCCGCGAGGCGGAGCAGCGCGCCGCGGACGCCCGCGGGTGGCGGGAGTGACGGAGGTTTTCCCCGCGGACCTGCGCGTCGCACCTCGCGCGAACCTCCGCAGGGACACCTCCTCGCAGCGACCCTTCATCCCCTGGGCCGAATCCATCTCGGAAGGCCTGGGCCACTTCGCCGCCGAGCCCGACGAGGACCGGGCCCGCGCCACCCTGGAAGCCCGGCTGCGCGCGCTCGGCGCCACGCTGCGCGAATCGCCGTACTACGCCGCGAGGCTCCGCGATGCGGGCTTCCACCCCGGGGACCTGCAGTCGCTGGAGGACCTGCGCCACTTCCCCTTCCTGGACCGGGAGACGCTGGCCGCGCGTTGGTCCGACGTCCCCACGCCGATGTCGGACGCGGACGCGTGCGTCGTGGTGAAGAGCTCTGGCTCCACCGGTGCCCCCGTCAACGTGGTGCGCGACCGGCGGGACTGCCTGCACATGTGGGCCGTGCTCCGGTTCCTCGTGGCACGCACGGGCGCGGTGCTGCCCCCGCGTCCCCGCGTCGTGCTGCTGGACGCGCTGCCGGGCGGACTGGAGTACTCCGTGCGGTTGCCCATCCTCCAGGACGGAGCGCTGCACCGCATCTCCGTGCTGCGAGACGACGCCGCGGAGCGCCTGCGCCGCGTGCGGCCCGCCGTGCTCTTCTCCGACCCGGAGGGCCTGCGGTGGCTGGCCTCGCGGAGAGACGTCCCCACGCCCCGGCTGGTGCTGACGTCGGCCCAGCACCTGCCTTCGGGGCTGCGCGCGGAGCTCGCCGGCGTGATGGCCTCACCGGTCCTCAACTACTACGCAACCACGGAGACAGGCCCCCTGGCGTGGGAGTGCTTGCGTGACGAAGCGCCGGGCCGCTTCCATGTCCTCGCGCCCGATGTCTGGCTGGAGCCCGGCCTGGACGAGGTGGTGGTCACACGCCTGCGCCCCAGCGTGTTGCCGCTGCTGCGCTACCGCCCGGGCGACGCCGGCACCGTGCGGCGGGATGCATGCGCATGCGGGTTCCACGGTTGGACGCTGGAGCACTTCGGTGGACGCGGCGCCTGCCGCTTCGTCACACCGTCGGGCCGCGAGGTGGACGCTTGGGCGCTGGCCTGGGTGTTCAAGCACCATGCGCTGCGT
This genomic window from Myxococcus hansupus contains:
- a CDS encoding GNAT family N-acetyltransferase, translating into MPADTPLRLRILEAVTDAPAEGWDALAGPDAPPFVRHAWLAAMEESGSATEATGWAPHHLTLWRGPKLVAAAPAYLKFHSMGEYIYDFGWADAAARLGVEYYPKLVVGGPLSPATVPRFLIAPGEDVPTLRRVLLAAAAESAQEAGCSSVHILYPTGDEADFLEAEGLARRITLQFHWKNPGYGSYDDYLARFDSKRRNQLKRERGAAASQGISLRTVRGEALTAAHAQRAYGFYTATCERHAWGQIQLTPDFFARVFRTLPGSVEMVEAVRGDQVIAGAFNLATAERLYGRYWGAFEEHPFLHFHVCLYHSVEDCIRTGRKVFEPGAGGEHKVSRGFEPTAVHSAHLIFDRTLDGAVRGFLRREHARLAPAVEEAERICGLKPWPLPASSVPKGATGT
- a CDS encoding AMP-binding protein → MAGVTEVFPADLRVAPRANLRRDTSSQRPFIPWAESISEGLGHFAAEPDEDRARATLEARLRALGATLRESPYYAARLRDAGFHPGDLQSLEDLRHFPFLDRETLAARWSDVPTPMSDADACVVVKSSGSTGAPVNVVRDRRDCLHMWAVLRFLVARTGAVLPPRPRVVLLDALPGGLEYSVRLPILQDGALHRISVLRDDAAERLRRVRPAVLFSDPEGLRWLASRRDVPTPRLVLTSAQHLPSGLRAELAGVMASPVLNYYATTETGPLAWECLRDEAPGRFHVLAPDVWLEPGLDEVVVTRLRPSVLPLLRYRPGDAGTVRRDACACGFHGWTLEHFGGRGACRFVTPSGREVDAWALAWVFKHHALRVFRLTQTGVSHFRLELAGAPSSSETPLRERLTAALRNLGWIHVELDVQAVEASALATGAKPQPFRRHG
- a CDS encoding response regulator transcription factor, which produces MLGASTSPFRLSLVAEDPLARGALSRALSDQADVPFVVASGTQVDLESAPGAPPDVVLWDTGLRPSKAQARVETPDLGAPVLALVADETAAEAALGAGARGLLFRDVEPATLTAGLLAVARGLSVFDPALSELRAMPRDAPLGPSTGAPDALTPREREVLGLLAEGLSNKAIADRLSISEHTAKFHVNAVLAKLGVQRRTEAVVRAAKLGWVTL
- a CDS encoding suppressor of fused domain protein; the encoded protein is MKAPETDEDFIQWYEDCWADRDEVEYPKMFGAIDEGVFTLDQTDAIQAWMESELAQVQEADPNWGPMGVRVAPPSESYPYWTYVTSGLSNPFTVTPGEEFPDDAPSGLGYEMVIHTPEEAKWPVFRLLDMMAYNLVSLRAFAMGHRYPVEGSLDGGESKLSGFVFVRDPSRPDHFVLPSGKVQLLTLVGATRNEMAFARSNGMDKLMAKLVAAGSGYISRPDRDEVKL
- a CDS encoding ATP-binding protein — its product is MLLAALEEAERQQPDGCMLLLAVRDVSGAVEDFQWAWANPAGARALGHAPEALRGQRLRALMPDSGLGRRLNLLRDVVEAGRPAVDDFQEGSAWLQGTAVPLRDGVLLRLRDITSAVRLEEGVRDTLDWVGNVLESTPDAFFSVDADWRVTYVNHEAAALSGRSQEQLFRQILWQACPELLGTRMERELRQVATGAGATIFEWRAAPGRWHEVHAWGANGNVSIFGRDITARKRAEAERDVLLSQEQSGRREAEALVHERTRELMAARERLVQSEKLAMAGQLAAGVGHEINNPLSYVVGNLQFALEQLESITSPTPYAHVSALREAMEALREAKEGAERIRTTVRDLQTFARAEEPRLSPVDVHAALEFGLSMAMPHLGHRARVEKRFGEVPTAMAHETRLGQVFLQLLINAAQAIPEGDVERYEVTLSTWKDAAAVVVEIADNGHGMAPEVLERAFEPFFTTRPMGEGAGLGLSTSLGLVRSMGGELTATSAPGVGSVFQVRLPTTDAAAPDAQPEEGPDVRIRKRVLVVDDEPLLAAVLGRVLGTRHEVVVVHNGREALELLARDPNFDRVFCDLMMDGMTGMDVHDALAVRDPEMLSRFVFMTGGAFSERARAFLQSVPLPRIEKPFELRILHALVDEAPPRAGSQERPAREPGAV
- a CDS encoding M48 family metalloprotease is translated as MTPTRFTSEDVAECWRDALALWDVRVQLSPPEPHVKFHPDASHAQEPLAYIDLVKRQVFVNFELLATMRATGSLTAVLAHEIGHHARFPHTLGWDAELRVQEQRLMPGLKQSLTNLFYDLQVNEVVGRTHAEDLCAVYRGFQRVQGGEMSPLFFFYLAIYEELWGLAPGDLVPATQLQPMEQRFPGVRAEARMFAQTFYALPNGKLQFLYFCSTFIRFIEKPADLEFSLPLGGDVSVPDVDDLDAAIHGSSRWDDALDDAEARGWLEPMSTHSREEDALDTIHRVTEHLPGKGGGTLRRALVSRHYRRLVDQHILKLPTTPSQPEPYLRTTPQAWEYGDDPSSIDWTLSVLSQGHLAAVSPLRRELEADLPPPSELGVPSVEIYLDTSGSMPAPERGLNAMTLAAQVLSASALRKKATVRGVVYSHHNPLVSPWMYDEETARDFLLSYIGGGTQFPFDLLDALSQERPDAMRIIISDSDFLWNIASEKDLEPVLASIRRSRLVVAVLALPDELRARTVLEPLLRERRFRLVLVRWPSDFGKAAADLAQALLEN
- a CDS encoding dipeptide epimerase, producing the protein MTPTLITAIHFEPLRLPLTEPFAIATGAQYAAENVLVRLTLADGTQGLGEAAPFPAVSGETQASTLGALEQVRAGLVGQDVRAWRPVSEALGDSLALAPAARCAVETAMLDALARHYRVPLYVLFGGAQRTLDIDMTVTAGDVAHARQSAQAILARGISTLKVKVGALPPDEDAARLVAIHAVAPQARLFADANGGYDVAEALAFMKELERADVPLALFEQPVPAHDVAGMAELTRRSRVPVCADESARSAKDVLRLIREGAAHAINIKTMKCGVVEALTMWSLARAAGLELMVGGMVESVLAMSASAHLAAGLGGFTYADLDTPLFIASHPFLGGARYAGARLELPVDAPGHGVTLA
- a CDS encoding AAA family ATPase, encoding MANQDWVTRLLSGRATADKNLNVHLSERDGGSLHDKMRQAYWWITNNAVICPYYDLEFGASAALKTPAGDELHLPEDTSYSSFVLIPLLTLFTCRRALLVGGPGRGKTTSAILMALLSGMGRDEVHRGIQRGHPQLSIADLLGAPLPSDMLKAEDLSAVKVSWRKWISQRVKIIDEYNRIPTKTQSALLSLMAEGYAEMMDQYVYAGRSSWFLTANDDQGGGTFQVIEALKDRIDVVVRAVPFNSGFMDQLLLRLEADKSPEELLPKEIVFTPGELERAYASILEVEVPKDVLERIAFFLGQLDFCRMASPRFEFKHKDTLKLAGQTVAAVCNEQCPLDKKVHLCTQTENGVSVRAYQTILHFAKAMAFFRGHTAVELEDFRQIAPWVLHEKLVPNPRSAFFEVKGHRMLLQDRVAWLRNMFDMAMSHYDTHEPIRRKVTVLRQELDKGLSGVDLRTTEKRMNQVTVLMKVLLSQRELSGPVYEDVIHLKSMYSRYRNYATWLKENPGGRQ